The region CGCTGTTCGAGCGCATCGTCGGCATGTCCATGAAGTACCGCCCGGCGCGGGTCGGCAGCTTTGCGCAGAACATCCATGAGTTTCAGAGCCTGCGCGATTTCCTCGCGTCGCTGACCCTCACCAGCCTGATCGACCTGCCGTTCACGCTGCTGATTTTCCTGGTGATCGCTATCCTCGGCGGCCACCTGGTGTGGATTCCGGTGCTGGCGTTCCCGCTTGCCCTGGGCATTGGCTACGCCCTGCAAAAACCGTTGGTGGCGACCATGGAACGAACCATGGCCCTGGCCGCCGAGCGCCAGTCGAGCCTGATCGAAACCCTCGCCGGGCTGGACGCGGTCAAGGTCAACAACGCCGAAAGCGAGCGCCAGTACGGCTGGGAGCAAACCATTGGCACCCTGAGCCGGCTTGAGCTGCGCGTGAAGTTGCTGTCGGGCCTGTCGATGAACATGACCCTGCTGATCCAGCAACTGGCTGGCGTGATCATGATTGTGTTCGGCGTGTACCAGATCATCGACGGCAACCTCAGCATGGGCGGCCTGATTGCCTGCTACATGCTCAGCGGCCGCGCCTTGAGCCCTCTGGCCTCGCTCTCCGGCCTGCTGACCCGTTACCAGCAAGCCAAGGTCACCATGACCTCGGTGGACCAGATGATGGAGCTGCCCCAAGAGCGCAATTTCGAAGAGCGCCCGATGAGCCGTCGCACCCTGCAAGGTGCCATCGAGTGTCGGGGCTTGAACTTTACCTACCCGAACCAACAGAACGCTGCGCTGAAAAACATCAACCTGGTGATCAAGCCGGGCGAGAAAATCGGCATCATCGGCCGCAGTGGTTCAGGTAAAAGCTCCCTCGCCAAACTGATCGTCGGTCTTTATCAGCCGGACTCCGGCGCGTTGCTGGTGGACGGCGTCGACGTGCGCCAGATCGATGTGAGCGAACTGCGCCACAACATCGGCTACGTCGCCCAAGATATCCAATTGCTGGCCGGCACCCTGCGTGACAACCTGGTGTCCGGTGCGCGTTATGTAGAAGATGAAATGGTCCTGCAAGCCGCGGAGCTGGCCGGCGTGCACGAATTCGCGCGTCTGCACCCCCAGGGCTATGAGCTGCAAGTCGGCGAGCGTGGGCAGAACCTGTCCGGCGGCCAGCGTCAGAACGTCGCCCTGGCTCGCGCATTGTTGCTCAACCCGCCCATCCTGCTGCTGGACGAACCCACCAGCGCCATGGATAACACCGGTGAAGAACGCTTGAAGCAACGCCTGCAAGCCGTGGTGCAAAACAAGACCGTGGTGCTGGTCACCCACCGTGCCTCACTGCTCTCTCTGGTGGACCGCCTGTTGGTCGTCGACCGTGGGCAGATCCTCGCGGATGGCCCGAAAGCCGTGGTTATGGAAGCGTTGAAAAAGGGGCAGATCAGTGTTGCTTAACTCCATCAAAAGCGCGGTCGGCCGCTATTTCAAAGGCTCCGACTCCCTGCGCAACCAGCCCCTGCCCGAGGTCAACAAGGCCCTGATCGAAGATGCACCGCGGGTTATCCGCCTGACCATCTGGGCGATCATCGCGTTCTTTGTATTTCTGGTGGTATGGGCGGGGTTCTCCAGCATCGACGAAGTCACCCGTGGCGACGGCAAGGCGATTCCGTCGTCCAAGCTGCAGAAAATCCAGAACCTGGAAGGCGGCATCGTCTCCGAGTTGTATGTGAAAGAAGGCCAGATCGTAGAGGCTGGCGCACCGTTGATTCGCCTCGATGACACGCGGTTTGTCTCCAATGCCGGTGAAACCGAAGCCTTGCGCCTGGCCATGCAACTGCGTGTCGAGCGTCTGAGCGCGCAGGTGGATGATCGCCCGCTGAACATCCCTGACGAGGTACTCAAGGCCGCCCCAAGCCAGGCCGCCAACGAGCGCTCCTTGTATGAAAGCCGCCGCCAGCAGTTGAAGGACGAAGTGGGTGGCTTGCAGGAGCAATTGGTGCAGCGCCAGCAGGAACTGCGCGAATTTACCTCCAAACAAGGCCAGTACCGCAGCCAGTTGTCCCTGCAACGCCAGGAAATCAACATGTCCGAGCCCCTGGTGGCGCAGGGTGCGGTGTCGCCGGTTGAAGTCTTGCGCCTCAAGCGCGCCGAAATGGAAACCCGTGGTCAGCTCGACGCCACCACCCTGGCGATTCCCCGCGCCGAATCGGCGATCAAGGAAGTGCAGCGCAAGATCGACGAAACCCGTGGCAAGTTCCGCAGTGAAGCGCTGACCCAGCTCAACGAAGCCCGCACCGAACTGAACAAGGCCGAATCCACTGGCCGCGCCCTCGAAGACCGTGTCAGCCGTACGCTGGTCACCTCGCCAGTGCGCGGTATCGTCAAGCAGTTACTGGTCAACACCGTGGGCGGCGTGATCCAGCCGGGCAGCGACATGGTCGAAATCGTGCCGCTCAACGACACCCTGCTGGTGGAAGCCAAGATCCGCCCGCAAGACATTGCTTTCCTGCACCCGGGGCAAGAAGCGATCGTTAAATTCACCGCCTATGACTACACCATCTACGGCGGCCTGAAGGCCAAGCTGGAACGCATTGGTGCCGATA is a window of Pseudomonas antarctica DNA encoding:
- a CDS encoding HlyD family type I secretion periplasmic adaptor subunit, translating into MLLNSIKSAVGRYFKGSDSLRNQPLPEVNKALIEDAPRVIRLTIWAIIAFFVFLVVWAGFSSIDEVTRGDGKAIPSSKLQKIQNLEGGIVSELYVKEGQIVEAGAPLIRLDDTRFVSNAGETEALRLAMQLRVERLSAQVDDRPLNIPDEVLKAAPSQAANERSLYESRRQQLKDEVGGLQEQLVQRQQELREFTSKQGQYRSQLSLQRQEINMSEPLVAQGAVSPVEVLRLKRAEMETRGQLDATTLAIPRAESAIKEVQRKIDETRGKFRSEALTQLNEARTELNKAESTGRALEDRVSRTLVTSPVRGIVKQLLVNTVGGVIQPGSDMVEIVPLNDTLLVEAKIRPQDIAFLHPGQEAIVKFTAYDYTIYGGLKAKLERIGADTITDEDKKTTYYMITLRTDRSHLGTDEKPLLIIPGMVASVDIITGKKSILSYLLKPIIKARAEALHER
- a CDS encoding type I secretion system permease/ATPase; the protein is MESEVSRVHLSHDPRTLHDDPLLDGLLALCALHQKPASAAMLTTGLPLPSQRLSAELLPRAAARAGLQGRLLQRKLEQIPTIALPALLLLKDGRSTVLVGWQGEDEARILLSESDGGEVLIKREQLADDYIGKVFFAQPQHKFDVNHGSLIPRARSWFRDTLMRSRWLYTDAIAASFLINIIAMAAPLFVMNVYDRVVPNQATATLWVLAVGICGAYLFDLILKSLRSLCLDLAGKKTDLIISATLFERIVGMSMKYRPARVGSFAQNIHEFQSLRDFLASLTLTSLIDLPFTLLIFLVIAILGGHLVWIPVLAFPLALGIGYALQKPLVATMERTMALAAERQSSLIETLAGLDAVKVNNAESERQYGWEQTIGTLSRLELRVKLLSGLSMNMTLLIQQLAGVIMIVFGVYQIIDGNLSMGGLIACYMLSGRALSPLASLSGLLTRYQQAKVTMTSVDQMMELPQERNFEERPMSRRTLQGAIECRGLNFTYPNQQNAALKNINLVIKPGEKIGIIGRSGSGKSSLAKLIVGLYQPDSGALLVDGVDVRQIDVSELRHNIGYVAQDIQLLAGTLRDNLVSGARYVEDEMVLQAAELAGVHEFARLHPQGYELQVGERGQNLSGGQRQNVALARALLLNPPILLLDEPTSAMDNTGEERLKQRLQAVVQNKTVVLVTHRASLLSLVDRLLVVDRGQILADGPKAVVMEALKKGQISVA